A single window of Kwoniella bestiolae CBS 10118 chromosome 4, complete sequence DNA harbors:
- a CDS encoding methionine aminopeptidase, type I, with the protein MLRPTLTLLNKFPYTPGPSKYGTYPLLPPSFAMTSYPPIRPVPRPIPRPEYVPGNFFTADWGGHDTVEVEEAQAEGIQLGGEGERRVREVAGMAGDVLREVGRLIRPGITTNELDKAVHDLIIYKGAYPSPLGYSSYPRSCTTSINNVIAHGIPDDRPLHPEDIINIDLTLFYKGYHGDTSATFVLPDVDRQGRELVEATKEALQVGIKACRPGRKYQDIGREIEDFAKRHGFSVNGQFSGHGIGKVFHRPPWIFHTRNSEPGEMAPGDCITIEPCLIQGRNARGELWDDGWTMVTESGARSAQFEHQVLITEDGVDVLTRI; encoded by the exons ATGCTCCGACCAACCCTCACACTCCTCAACAAATTCCCCTACACCCCCGGCCCATCAAAATATGGGACCtaccctctcctcccaccctcattcGCCATGACCTCCTACCCTCCCATAAGGCCTGTACCAAGACCGATACCGAGGCCCGAATACGTCCCTGGGAACTTCTTCACCGCTGATTGGGGTGGACATGATACcgtcgaggtggaggaggcaCAAGCTGAGGGTATACAGCTCggtggggagggtgagaggagggtgagggaaGTTGCGGGGATGGCTGGGGATGTTCTGAGGGAGGTTGGGAGGTTGATAAGG CCAGGTATAACTACGAATGAATTGGACAAGGCAGTACATGATTTGATCATTTACAAAGGGGCTTATCCGAGCCCTCTGGGGTATTCAAGCTATCCGAGGAGCTGTACCACCTCAATCAACAACGTGATTGCTC ACGGAATACCAGACGA TCGCCCTCTACATCCCGAGGACATCATAAACATTGATCTCACCCTCTTTTACAAAGGATATCACGGCGACACCTCAGCTACGTTCGTTCTCCCCGATGTGGATAGGCAAGGAAGGGAGCTAGTAGAAGCTACGAAAGAAGCTTTGCAAGTGGGTATCAAAGCTTGTAGACCTGGTAGGAAATACCAGGATATagggagggagattga AGACTTCGCGAAACGACATGGATTTTCGGTGAATGGGCAGTTCTCGGGTCATGGAATAGGCAAGGTGTTTCATAGGCCGCCATGGATATTTCATACTC GTAATAGCGAGCCTGGAGAAATGGCTCCAGGAGATTGCATCACGATAGAACCTTGTCTTATACAGGGAAGGAATGCAAGAGGAGAATTATGGGATGACGGATGGACAATGGTTActgag AGCGGAGCAAGGTCCGCTCAATTCGAACATCAGGTGCTGATCACGGAAGATGGGGTGGACGTTCTCACACGGATATGA
- a CDS encoding mitochondrial 37S ribosomal protein mS47: MSSLARLSLRMGPSAGPSSRVSSAAVNRLSTISRHLSSSASNSEKATSSKMASPHDDLVLFESHHNARLYKLNRSAKLNSLNQEMIDTLSKKIKNWRELESCKVIIGTGDQQAFCAGGDVKQLVLDLKEGKDTALPFFKSEFQLNWLLGRLGKPYVAVIDGVTMGGGAGLSLPANIRIATPRTIFAMPETKIGYAPDVGANYYLAQLDGAIGAWLAVTGQELYGRAAYELGIATHYVTPNLLPTIINEITSLDSPTSSQISSIVSSYTSTPSSSSLDGESSKTNPDGRTPIRGEIREFLDKTFSLRSISEIDKALTKAQSDESLSEETKKWAKAQQDILAQRSPTSTAVALTGYRKAKEARRLDRTLLNDISMATAFSGPNRSTDDFLKGVTSVLIDRSKSSPDWVPNKLSDPKLALSEIIKNFYPTKTLDGQPELELVPSSASKLDSGRDSTWNRFRKYGLPSENDIRSSVDGYSPGSGAFALTEQELVNQFIENHNSPSGQRREEIEQRVREVVERRCKKDKQGYLEWK, from the exons ATGTCCTCTCTCGCTCGACTCTCCCTCCGAATGGGTCCCTCAGCAGGTCCCTCTTCCCGAGTTTCCTCAGCAGCTGTTAATCGATTATCCACCAtctcaaggcatctctctTCGTCTGCTTCGAACAGTGAGAAAGCTACCTCGAGCAAGATGGCTTCTCCTCATGAT GATCTGGTGCTTTTCGAATCCCATCATAATGCAAGATTGTACAAGCTTAATAGATCTGCCAAGCTTAACTCACTGAACCAAGAGATGATCGATACGTTGTctaagaagatcaag AACTGGAGAGAACTAGAATCATGTAAAGTGATCATAGGTACAGGCGATCAGCAAGCTTTCTGTGCTGGAGGTGATGTAAAGC AGCTCGTATTGGATCtgaaagaagggaaagataCAGCTTTACCATTTTTCAAATCCGAGTTTCAGCTCAACTGGTTATTGGGTAGATTGGGTAAACCTTATGTAGCTGTGATTGACGGAGTGACTA tgggtggtggtgcaggtcTCTCCCTCCCAGCCAACATCCGAATAGCGACTCCTCGAACGATCTTCGCCATGCCAGAGACCAAAATAGGCTACGCCCCAGACGTAGGAGCGAACTACTACCTCGCTCAACTAGACGGAGCTATCGGTGCATGGTTAGCAGTAACAGGACAAGAGCTATACGGTAGAGCAGCGTA TGAACTGGGCATAGCAACGCACTACGTGACCCCCAATCTCCTCCCAACAATAATCAACGAAATCACCTCTCTGGactctcccacctcctcacaAATCTCTTCTATCGTCTCCTCATACACTTCtacaccctcctcctcatctttgGACGGCGAATCATCAAAGACCAACCCAGATGGGAGGACACCTATCAGAGGTGAAATTCGTGAATTCCTCGATAAAACCTTTAGTCTGAGATCCATCTCGGAGATTGACAAAGCTCTGACCAAAGCTCAAAGTGATGAGAGTTTGAGtgaggagacgaagaagtgGGCTAAAGCTCAGCAGGATATTTTGGCGCAGCGAAGTCCGACTAGTACGGCTGTTGCGCTTACGGGGTATAGGAAGGCTAAGGAAGCTAGAAGGCTGGATAGGACTTTGttgaatg ACATATCAATGGCAACAGCCTTCAGCGGTCCCAATAGATCAACAGACGATTTCCTCAAAGGCGTCACCTCAGTCCTCATCGACCGATCCAAATCATCCCCAGACTGGGTTCCCAACAAACTTTCAGACCCCAAATTGGCCCTATCAGAGATAATCAAGAATTTTTATCCCACCAAAACCCTGGATGGTCAACCGGAATTAGAGCTCGTTCCATCCTCCGCGTCTAAGCTTGATTCAGGACGAGATTCAACATGGAACAGATTTAGGAAATACGGGTTACCCTCCGAGAACGATATTCGATCTTCCGTTGATGGGTATTCACCTGGGTCGGGGGCGTTCGCCCTGACGGAACAGGAGTTGGTTAATCAGTTTATAGAAAACCATAATTCTCCTTCGGggcagaggagggaggagatcgagCAGAGGGTTAGGGAGGTCGTGGAGAGGAGGTGTAAGAAGGATAAACAGGGGTATTTGGAGTGGAAATAG